In Luteimonas sp. MC1750, the following proteins share a genomic window:
- a CDS encoding DUF5710 domain-containing protein, with translation MPTYFRIPHADRAQAKALGARWAKDVELWFAPDALPEVAQALAKHWPAIEPIVPVYVFPGEHTTFGNDPPLALELIPSTCWLTNLRSCLSPEDFKRVRMGIRQRSGKTCEVCKGHEHPDDEIYLDVHPRFEYIEGVQVLRRLVCVCTRCLRAIEFGTAQLHGYRQDAFAHLQQVNGWSAEQAMAHVHAAFEQWAGRSRMEWDVDLSIIEAAGIQVLLPTPEQQKKAWIHLDDIRPADMDISAFMATLALNPRKA, from the coding sequence ATGCCTACTTACTTTCGAATTCCTCACGCAGATCGAGCCCAAGCGAAAGCCTTAGGCGCCCGCTGGGCCAAGGATGTGGAGCTGTGGTTTGCCCCGGATGCTCTACCTGAGGTTGCCCAGGCACTGGCAAAGCACTGGCCTGCCATAGAACCAATTGTTCCCGTTTACGTCTTTCCTGGTGAGCACACCACCTTTGGAAATGACCCGCCCCTGGCGCTGGAACTTATTCCATCGACATGCTGGCTGACGAACCTGCGCTCGTGCCTGAGTCCTGAGGATTTCAAGCGGGTGCGGATGGGTATCCGGCAAAGGTCGGGCAAGACCTGTGAAGTGTGCAAGGGGCATGAACATCCCGACGACGAGATCTATCTGGATGTCCACCCTCGCTTCGAATACATCGAGGGCGTCCAGGTCCTGCGACGCCTGGTGTGTGTCTGTACCCGCTGCCTGCGGGCCATTGAGTTTGGTACCGCCCAACTCCATGGCTACCGCCAGGATGCGTTTGCTCATCTCCAACAGGTCAACGGCTGGTCTGCCGAGCAGGCCATGGCGCACGTCCACGCCGCCTTTGAGCAGTGGGCGGGGCGTTCGCGCATGGAATGGGATGTGGACCTGTCTATCATCGAGGCCGCGGGCATACAGGTGCTACTGCCAACCCCCGAACAGCAAAAGAAAGCGTGGATCCACCTGGACGATATCCGTCCCGCGGATATGGATATCTCAGCTTTCATGGCCACTTTGGCGCTCAACCCCAGGAAGGCGTGA
- a CDS encoding DUF6035 family protein, whose product MDQTTSPAHRKTTLAHNPHYGVLDLATGANLTLGEFIGVGDYGELIEHRRLALEHDLIEGRVRYVCQKCRKPMVLRSLPADKHTENRFFLKHRYRSDECGGTKGLTHEAICALRYANTKESPEHIRYKQLLIESLACDRRFSDKKTEERWFDQDGVRWRQPDVQAMYGTQRVALEVQLSTTFVEVVAQRQAFYRRNVGRLLWFFRDLDIAAFRQAEDDVFHTNNRNAFLVDEESLASSKREGRFMLWCTWEEPRLRNGQVHNAQMIQLVGFDQLSFDTSSIGAPRAYFFDYEAARALLGPSVESEPTAEPVVIPDFEGDEALRALMDEMIRGYPNHVDNNALWSVVRAKFGKRGFALPEHFRLDPIFPLLQAAYSAVHGRPVGGSQTHLIELANTLYNSHKPALFVFSVMMGKYNRGAQLLARGDRAAWLEKVRTYHQAWADGAVEYAPATQYAPLLEFLFPSAREALAETPQSYVARVRAARVADTASG is encoded by the coding sequence ATGGACCAGACGACAAGCCCGGCTCATCGGAAGACCACCCTGGCTCACAACCCCCATTACGGGGTGCTGGACCTGGCCACGGGTGCCAACCTCACGCTCGGGGAGTTCATTGGCGTAGGGGATTACGGGGAGCTGATCGAGCATCGCCGCCTGGCCCTGGAACACGACCTGATCGAGGGCCGAGTCCGGTACGTCTGCCAGAAGTGCCGCAAGCCCATGGTCCTGCGCTCACTGCCGGCGGACAAGCACACCGAGAACCGATTTTTCCTCAAACACCGCTACCGCTCCGACGAGTGCGGCGGGACGAAGGGGCTGACGCATGAGGCCATCTGCGCCCTGCGCTACGCCAACACCAAGGAAAGTCCCGAGCACATCCGCTACAAGCAGCTGCTCATCGAAAGCCTGGCCTGCGATCGGCGGTTCTCCGACAAGAAGACTGAGGAGAGGTGGTTTGACCAGGATGGCGTACGGTGGCGCCAGCCCGACGTCCAGGCGATGTACGGCACTCAGCGGGTGGCTCTGGAAGTCCAGTTGTCCACGACGTTCGTTGAGGTCGTGGCCCAGCGCCAGGCGTTTTACCGCCGCAACGTCGGCCGGCTGCTGTGGTTCTTCCGCGACCTGGACATTGCGGCCTTCCGCCAAGCCGAAGACGACGTATTCCACACGAACAACCGCAATGCCTTCCTGGTGGATGAGGAGTCGCTGGCCTCATCGAAGCGGGAGGGCCGCTTCATGCTGTGGTGTACCTGGGAGGAGCCAAGGCTGAGAAATGGACAAGTACACAATGCCCAGATGATCCAGCTGGTGGGGTTCGACCAGCTGAGTTTTGACACCAGCTCAATTGGCGCGCCCAGGGCGTACTTCTTCGACTACGAGGCAGCTCGAGCGCTGCTTGGCCCTAGCGTTGAGTCGGAACCGACCGCAGAGCCAGTCGTCATACCTGACTTCGAAGGCGATGAAGCCCTGCGTGCACTGATGGATGAAATGATCCGTGGCTACCCCAACCACGTCGACAACAACGCGTTGTGGAGCGTGGTGAGAGCCAAGTTCGGAAAGCGAGGCTTCGCCCTGCCAGAACATTTTCGCCTGGATCCGATCTTTCCCTTGCTCCAGGCTGCCTACTCCGCCGTCCATGGGCGGCCGGTAGGCGGCAGCCAGACTCATCTCATTGAGCTTGCCAACACCCTTTACAACTCACACAAGCCAGCCTTGTTTGTCTTCTCAGTGATGATGGGGAAGTACAACCGGGGCGCCCAGTTGCTGGCCCGAGGTGATCGGGCCGCATGGCTGGAAAAAGTGCGGACTTACCACCAGGCTTGGGCCGACGGCGCGGTGGAATACGCACCGGCGACCCAGTACGCGCCACTGCTGGAATTTTTGTTCCCCAGTGCTCGGGAGGCGCTTGCAGAGACGCCCCAATCGTATGTGGCACGGGTGCGCGCAGCGAGAGTGGCGGATACGGCATCTGGGTGA
- a CDS encoding diguanylate cyclase yields the protein MAVHPAPLPAAGHARPTAESTPDPRLAADWARRVDALSDEVRALLAVVVAEGGQVVADHFYGDMLEDPRASRYLNVDQVRERLKPSLQRWLVALLSARAGDVNALQATQEHVGQVHARIGIPVDLVARGGRMLKDDLHAGIRRHAGSEALAIEAILCANGLVDIALESMTRAYTRSREAAGQVDGAFRLFSLIQNIGTERERQRALLLTWENALIYALMSEHPGAATPLQISNSEFGLWFLHKGMASFGDTGETREVNLIAARIDSTLRARLPEALTHADRRELLDELRVGADAIRSLVSMMFDGIGDLESGRDALTRLLNRRFLPTILRREIALQANTGRQFAVLMLDLDHFKSINDTHGHEAGDRALKHVAALLVENTRGSDYLFRYGGEEFVVVLGSVSREDAVAIAEGLRNAIALAPVALADGSTLQLTGSIGVAVQDGHPDYERVLARADAAMYAAKRGGRDRVVVDDGGLPDPPGAQALRR from the coding sequence ATGGCCGTCCATCCAGCCCCCCTTCCCGCCGCGGGCCATGCCCGTCCCACGGCCGAATCGACGCCGGATCCGAGGCTTGCCGCCGACTGGGCGCGCCGCGTCGACGCGCTGTCCGACGAGGTCCGGGCGCTGCTGGCGGTGGTCGTGGCCGAGGGCGGCCAGGTCGTGGCCGACCATTTCTATGGCGACATGCTGGAAGACCCCCGGGCCTCGCGCTACCTCAACGTCGACCAGGTGCGCGAGCGCCTGAAGCCGTCGCTGCAGCGCTGGCTGGTGGCGCTGCTGTCGGCCCGTGCCGGCGACGTCAACGCGCTGCAGGCCACCCAGGAGCACGTCGGCCAGGTCCACGCGCGGATCGGCATCCCGGTCGACCTGGTGGCGCGCGGCGGCCGCATGCTCAAGGACGACCTCCACGCCGGGATCCGCCGGCACGCCGGCAGCGAAGCGCTGGCGATCGAGGCGATCCTGTGCGCGAACGGCCTGGTCGACATCGCGCTGGAGTCGATGACGCGCGCCTACACCCGCTCGCGCGAGGCTGCCGGCCAGGTCGACGGCGCCTTCCGCCTGTTCTCGCTGATCCAGAACATCGGCACCGAGCGCGAGCGCCAGCGCGCGTTGCTGCTGACCTGGGAGAACGCGCTGATCTACGCGCTGATGTCCGAGCACCCGGGCGCGGCCACGCCGCTGCAGATCTCCAACTCCGAGTTCGGCCTGTGGTTCCTGCACAAGGGCATGGCGAGCTTCGGCGACACCGGCGAGACCCGCGAGGTGAACCTGATCGCCGCGCGCATCGACAGCACCCTGCGCGCACGCCTGCCCGAAGCGCTGACCCATGCCGACCGCCGCGAGCTGCTCGACGAACTGCGCGTCGGCGCCGACGCCATCCGCAGCCTGGTGTCGATGATGTTCGACGGCATCGGCGACCTGGAATCGGGCCGCGACGCCCTCACCCGGCTGCTCAACCGCCGCTTCCTGCCGACCATCCTGCGCCGCGAGATCGCGCTGCAGGCCAATACCGGGCGCCAGTTCGCGGTGCTCATGCTCGACCTCGACCACTTCAAGTCGATCAACGACACCCACGGCCACGAGGCCGGTGATCGCGCACTGAAGCACGTCGCCGCGCTGCTGGTGGAGAACACCCGCGGCAGCGACTACCTGTTCCGCTACGGCGGCGAGGAGTTCGTGGTGGTGCTCGGCTCGGTGTCGCGCGAAGACGCGGTCGCGATCGCCGAAGGCCTGCGCAACGCCATCGCCCTGGCGCCGGTCGCCCTGGCCGACGGCAGCACGCTCCAGCTTACCGGCAGCATCGGCGTCGCGGTCCAGGACGGCCACCCCGACTACGAACGGGTCCTGGCCCGTGCGGACGCGGCCATGTACGCGGCCAAGCGCGGCGGCCGCGACCGCGTCGTGGTCGACGACGGCGGCCTGCCCGATCCGCCCGGCGCGCAGGCCCTGCGCCGCTGA
- a CDS encoding TonB-dependent receptor, with the protein MVSGHPQRHALATALLAILASPALLSTAHAQDATPAVEDRPTTLAGITVTAQKREEALQDVPIVVNVLDAQLLQDTGVRDIKDMQVLVPGLTVTSTQSAAQTTARIRGIGTVGDNAGLESSVGVVIDGVYRSRNSVGFGDLGEVERIEVLKGPQGTVFGKNTSAGVINVVTRRPSYSQSAEAEITAGNYGLIGVSGGYNDALGDRAAFRVFAAKRDRDGVDEVRTGGGPRKATDDGDQNYHTVRGQLLLEPTDTLDINFSADYSSREENCCVTVTTQRGPTAAIINALTPGGEGIIPTADPERRLAYSNRSTEQDLKDKGVSMQVDWDSSWFGNATLTSITAFRDWQAINGLDFDYSGADILYRAPDADESLTRFETFSQELRLTGSTDRLDWMVGFFYSDEDLDRNDSYRFGAAYEPYLSTLVGTQVLGAVAAQLAPLGLTVNQANPATFLSQVSGRPFGTNYQGLAALDRHDQNARTTAIFTNNTFHATDALDITLGLRYTHEKKELHSVYSNPNGSIGCGSTLANPAARVGGALAQRINNFALLPPALQQQLLGALVPVVAPQVAGFMCLPWANIAHNGRDVEQSRTEKEWSGTVKVAYDWSDDVMTYASVARGYKAGGFNLDRVQSSNGLSSGVQGILPVDDTSFPGEFVSSFELGAKSTWADGNLLLNAALFYQDYKDFQLNSFLGTSFVVRSIPEVVSRGVELDLMWQTPMQGLMLQGGLTYAETEYGDDLLPDADLALLPGSQMSFAPKWSGNASATYEWDFGANYLGRFNIGAKYMSDYNTGSDLDPQKEQDAYTLLNARIGFGRQDKRWMVEFWGQNLTDETYKQVGIDAPIQAGSWNAFLGAPRTYGVTFRVNYF; encoded by the coding sequence ATGGTCTCAGGCCATCCGCAACGCCACGCGCTCGCCACCGCGCTTCTCGCCATCCTCGCAAGTCCCGCCCTGCTGTCCACGGCCCACGCCCAGGACGCCACGCCCGCGGTCGAGGACCGGCCCACCACGCTCGCCGGCATCACGGTCACCGCGCAGAAACGCGAGGAGGCCCTGCAGGACGTGCCGATCGTCGTCAACGTCCTCGACGCGCAGCTGCTCCAGGACACCGGGGTTCGCGACATCAAGGACATGCAGGTGCTGGTGCCCGGCCTGACCGTGACCAGTACCCAGTCCGCGGCGCAGACCACCGCGCGCATCCGCGGCATCGGCACCGTCGGCGACAACGCCGGCCTGGAATCCTCGGTCGGTGTGGTGATCGACGGCGTCTACCGCTCGCGCAACAGCGTCGGCTTCGGCGACCTGGGCGAGGTCGAGCGCATCGAGGTGCTGAAGGGCCCGCAGGGCACGGTCTTCGGCAAGAACACCTCGGCCGGCGTGATCAACGTGGTCACCCGTCGCCCCAGCTATTCGCAGAGCGCCGAAGCGGAGATCACCGCCGGCAACTACGGGCTGATCGGCGTGTCCGGCGGCTACAACGACGCGCTGGGTGATCGCGCCGCCTTCCGCGTGTTCGCGGCCAAGCGCGACCGCGACGGCGTCGACGAGGTCCGGACCGGCGGCGGCCCGCGCAAGGCGACCGACGACGGCGACCAGAACTACCACACCGTGCGCGGCCAGCTGCTGCTCGAACCCACCGACACGCTCGACATCAACTTCAGCGCCGACTACAGCAGCCGCGAGGAGAACTGCTGCGTCACGGTGACCACGCAGCGCGGCCCGACGGCCGCGATCATCAACGCGCTGACGCCGGGCGGCGAGGGCATCATCCCGACCGCGGACCCGGAGCGCCGCCTGGCCTACTCCAACCGTTCGACCGAGCAGGACCTCAAGGACAAGGGCGTGTCGATGCAGGTGGACTGGGACTCGTCCTGGTTCGGCAACGCCACCCTGACCTCGATCACCGCCTTCCGCGACTGGCAGGCGATCAACGGCCTCGACTTCGACTACAGCGGCGCCGACATCCTGTATCGCGCGCCGGACGCCGACGAGTCGCTGACGCGCTTCGAGACCTTCAGCCAGGAGCTGCGCCTGACCGGCTCGACCGATCGCCTCGACTGGATGGTGGGCTTCTTCTATTCCGACGAGGACCTGGACCGCAACGACTCCTACCGCTTCGGTGCCGCCTACGAGCCGTATCTGTCGACCCTCGTGGGCACCCAGGTGCTGGGCGCCGTGGCCGCGCAGCTGGCGCCGCTGGGGCTGACGGTGAACCAGGCCAATCCCGCGACCTTCCTCTCGCAGGTGTCGGGCCGGCCCTTCGGAACCAACTACCAGGGACTGGCGGCGCTGGACCGGCACGACCAGAACGCACGCACCACCGCGATCTTCACCAACAACACCTTCCACGCCACCGACGCGCTCGACATCACCCTGGGCCTGCGCTACACGCACGAGAAGAAGGAGCTGCACTCGGTCTACAGCAATCCCAACGGCAGCATCGGCTGCGGCTCCACGCTGGCCAATCCGGCCGCGCGCGTGGGCGGGGCGCTGGCGCAGCGCATCAACAACTTCGCCCTGCTGCCACCGGCGCTGCAGCAGCAGCTGCTCGGCGCCCTGGTGCCGGTGGTCGCCCCGCAGGTGGCCGGCTTCATGTGCCTGCCCTGGGCCAACATCGCCCACAACGGCCGCGACGTCGAGCAGTCGCGGACCGAGAAGGAGTGGTCGGGCACGGTGAAGGTCGCCTACGACTGGTCCGACGACGTCATGACCTATGCCTCGGTCGCGCGCGGCTACAAGGCCGGCGGCTTCAACCTCGACCGCGTGCAGTCGTCCAACGGCCTGTCGAGCGGCGTCCAGGGGATCCTCCCGGTCGACGACACCTCGTTCCCCGGCGAGTTCGTCAGCAGCTTCGAACTCGGCGCCAAGAGCACCTGGGCCGACGGCAACCTGCTGCTCAACGCCGCGCTGTTCTACCAGGACTACAAGGACTTCCAGCTCAACAGCTTCCTGGGCACCAGCTTCGTGGTGCGCTCGATCCCCGAGGTGGTGTCGCGCGGCGTCGAGCTGGACCTGATGTGGCAGACCCCCATGCAGGGCCTGATGCTGCAGGGCGGCCTGACCTATGCCGAGACCGAGTATGGCGACGACCTGCTGCCCGACGCCGACCTCGCCCTGCTGCCCGGCAGCCAGATGAGCTTCGCGCCGAAGTGGTCTGGCAACGCCTCGGCCACCTACGAGTGGGACTTCGGCGCCAATTACCTGGGCCGCTTCAACATCGGCGCCAAGTACATGTCCGACTACAACACCGGCTCCGACCTCGATCCGCAGAAGGAGCAGGATGCCTACACCCTGCTCAACGCGCGCATCGGCTTCGGGCGCCAGGACAAGCGCTGGATGGTCGAGTTCTGGGGCCAGAACCTGACCGACGAGACCTACAAGCAGGTCGGCATCGACGCGCCGATCCAGGCCGGCTCGTGGAACGCCTTCCTCGGCGCGCCGCGGACCTACGGCGTGACGTTCCGGGTCAACTACTTCTGA
- a CDS encoding CinA family protein has protein sequence MHVSSDEALAQLAHDTGARLQANRDMLVTAESCTGGWIAKVVTDIAGSSAWFDCGMAVYSYEAKQALLGVRPQTLEEHGAVSRETVIEMVSGALVHSGATVAVAVTGIAGPGGGTEDKPVGTVWIAWKRRGGYPQAQVFQFAGDRDAVRRRTVVEALSGLERLF, from the coding sequence ATGCACGTCTCCAGCGACGAGGCCCTCGCACAGCTTGCGCACGACACCGGCGCCCGCCTGCAGGCCAACCGCGACATGCTGGTCACCGCCGAAAGCTGCACCGGCGGCTGGATCGCCAAGGTGGTCACCGACATCGCCGGCTCCTCGGCCTGGTTCGACTGCGGCATGGCGGTGTACAGCTACGAGGCCAAGCAGGCGCTGCTGGGCGTGCGCCCGCAGACGCTGGAAGAACATGGCGCGGTCAGCCGCGAGACCGTGATCGAGATGGTCTCCGGCGCCCTGGTGCATTCCGGCGCCACGGTGGCGGTGGCGGTCACCGGGATCGCCGGCCCCGGCGGGGGCACCGAGGACAAGCCGGTCGGAACGGTCTGGATCGCCTGGAAGCGGCGCGGCGGCTATCCGCAGGCGCAGGTCTTCCAGTTCGCCGGCGACCGCGACGCGGTGCGCCGGCGGACCGTGGTGGAGGCGCTGTCGGGGTTGGAGCGGCTGTTCTGA
- a CDS encoding AarF/UbiB family protein, with product MLDALAGVRDLGRLQEIASVFVRHGFGDLVRRSGIAGALERAGRLLHRDPGEARRDMTPPRRLRSALQELGPTFVKLGQVLGTRVDLLPPDWIAELSLLQNAVPALPWEAIRPQLVEDLGMDPEQAFARVETVPVAAASLAQAHRAWLHDGTAVILKVRRPGIVGVVEADLRLMARLADMIESQLPDLRRYRPVEVVRQFRDSLRRELDFAAECRNAERIAANFSADAGVVIPRVHWQWTCERLNVQDFIDGIPAGDLAAVDAAGLDRTALARAGTGIVLEMLLEDGLFHADPHPGNLFFLRDGRIAIIDFGMVGHLGDRRRLEIARLLHGMVVQDAEAVADILLHWSIGGEVDEERLESDTATLVDRYRGVPLKDLRMGTMLSDAAGLLRAHGLVLPPDLALVIKAFLTLEGFGRQLDPDFDMATEARPWLERVMLRRYAPSVLAKRGRRGLAGMLEFGAELPRDLRRLLRAARGGRLGARIDIPTLDAFGDRIDRAASRLTMGVITAALIIGSSIVMNSVGGGARNQWLMALGVAGFVGAAALGVWIVYSIWKGAHRR from the coding sequence ATGCTCGACGCCCTCGCGGGTGTCCGCGACCTGGGCCGGCTGCAGGAAATCGCCAGCGTCTTCGTGCGCCACGGCTTCGGCGACCTGGTGCGGCGCAGCGGCATCGCCGGCGCGCTCGAGCGGGCCGGGCGCCTGCTGCACCGGGATCCGGGCGAGGCGCGACGCGACATGACCCCGCCGCGGCGCCTGCGCTCCGCGCTGCAGGAACTCGGCCCCACCTTCGTCAAGCTCGGTCAGGTGCTGGGCACGCGCGTGGACCTGCTGCCGCCGGACTGGATCGCCGAACTGAGCCTGCTGCAGAACGCGGTGCCGGCGCTGCCGTGGGAGGCGATCCGTCCGCAACTGGTGGAAGACCTGGGCATGGATCCCGAACAGGCCTTTGCCCGCGTGGAGACGGTGCCGGTGGCCGCGGCGTCGCTCGCCCAGGCGCATCGCGCCTGGCTGCACGACGGCACCGCGGTGATCCTCAAGGTGCGCCGCCCCGGCATCGTCGGCGTGGTCGAGGCGGACCTGCGGTTGATGGCCCGGCTGGCGGACATGATCGAGTCGCAGCTGCCGGACCTCCGGCGCTACCGGCCGGTCGAAGTGGTCCGGCAGTTCCGCGATTCACTGCGCCGCGAGCTCGACTTCGCCGCCGAGTGCCGCAACGCCGAGCGCATCGCCGCCAACTTCTCCGCCGATGCCGGCGTGGTGATCCCGCGGGTGCACTGGCAGTGGACCTGCGAGCGGCTCAACGTGCAGGACTTCATCGACGGCATCCCTGCGGGCGACCTGGCCGCGGTGGACGCGGCGGGCCTGGACCGCACCGCGCTGGCGCGTGCGGGCACCGGCATCGTGCTGGAGATGCTGCTCGAGGACGGGCTGTTCCATGCCGATCCACACCCCGGGAACCTCTTCTTCCTGCGCGACGGACGCATCGCGATCATCGACTTCGGCATGGTCGGCCACCTCGGCGACCGCCGGCGGCTGGAGATCGCACGCCTGCTGCACGGCATGGTGGTGCAGGACGCCGAAGCGGTGGCCGACATCCTGCTGCACTGGAGCATCGGTGGCGAGGTCGACGAGGAGCGGCTGGAGTCCGACACCGCCACCCTGGTCGACCGCTACCGCGGCGTGCCGCTCAAGGACCTGCGCATGGGCACGATGCTGTCCGATGCCGCGGGCCTGCTGCGTGCCCACGGCCTGGTGCTGCCGCCGGACCTGGCGCTGGTGATCAAGGCCTTCCTGACCCTGGAAGGCTTCGGGCGCCAGCTCGATCCGGACTTCGACATGGCGACCGAAGCCAGGCCGTGGCTGGAGCGCGTGATGCTGCGGCGCTATGCGCCGTCGGTGCTGGCGAAGCGCGGGCGCCGCGGGCTGGCCGGCATGCTGGAATTCGGCGCCGAGCTGCCGCGCGACCTTCGGCGGCTGCTGCGCGCCGCCCGCGGCGGCCGGCTGGGCGCGCGCATCGACATTCCCACCCTCGACGCCTTCGGCGACCGCATCGACCGCGCGGCCAGCCGGTTGACGATGGGGGTGATCACTGCGGCGCTGATCATCGGCTCCTCGATCGTGATGAACAGCGTCGGTGGCGGGGCGCGCAACCAGTGGCTGATGGCGCTGGGGGTGGCGGGCTTCGTCGGCGCGGCGGCGCTGGGGGTGTGGATCGTCTATTCGATCTGGAAGGGCGCCCACAGGCGTTGA
- the lexA gene encoding transcriptional repressor LexA, producing MDITDTQQAVLALIAERIAEEGMPPSQAEIARAFGFSSVRAAQYHLEALEAAGAIERVPGRARGIRVLRAPAADPAASVGAATAAIAGDATARSGIAAAASPTGRGMDVLELPVLGQVAAGVPIGADIGSEQMVLMDRAFFSPAPDYLLRVRGDSMRDEGIFDGDLIGVHRTADARSGQIVIARIDDEITVKLLKVGKDRIRLLPRNPDYEPIEVAPGQDFAIEGLYCGLVRPNR from the coding sequence ATGGACATCACCGACACCCAGCAGGCCGTCCTGGCCCTGATCGCCGAGCGCATCGCGGAGGAGGGCATGCCGCCTTCCCAGGCCGAGATCGCACGCGCCTTCGGCTTCAGCAGCGTGCGGGCCGCGCAGTACCACCTGGAAGCGCTCGAGGCCGCCGGCGCGATCGAGCGCGTGCCGGGCCGCGCGCGGGGCATCCGCGTGCTGCGCGCGCCCGCCGCGGACCCCGCCGCCTCTGTAGGAGCGGCTACAGCCGCGATAGCCGGTGATGCGACCGCCAGATCGGGAATCGCGGCTGCAGCCTCTCCAACAGGACGCGGCATGGACGTTCTGGAACTCCCCGTCCTGGGCCAGGTGGCGGCCGGCGTCCCCATCGGCGCCGACATCGGCAGCGAGCAGATGGTGCTGATGGACCGCGCGTTCTTCTCGCCGGCGCCGGACTACCTGCTGCGCGTGCGCGGCGACTCCATGCGCGACGAAGGCATCTTCGACGGCGACCTGATCGGGGTGCACCGTACCGCCGACGCGCGTTCGGGCCAGATCGTCATCGCCCGCATCGACGACGAGATCACCGTCAAGCTGCTGAAGGTCGGCAAGGACCGGATCCGCCTGCTGCCGCGCAACCCGGACTACGAGCCGATCGAGGTCGCGCCTGGCCAGGACTTCGCGATCGAAGGCCTCTACTGCGGCCTGGTGAGGCCGAACCGGTGA
- the recA gene encoding recombinase RecA, whose amino-acid sequence MDENKKRALSAALGQIEKQYGKGSVMRMGDRVAEVIPVIPTGSLLLDVALGIGGLPKGRVVEVYGPESSGKTTLTLQAIAQCQKQGGTAAFIDAEHALDPTYAQKLGVNVDDLLVSQPDTGEQALEIADMLVRSNAVDMVVVDSVAALTPKAEIEGEMGDQLPGLQARLMSQALRKLTGNIKRSNCLVVFINQLRHKIGIMMPGQSPETTTGGNALKFYASVRLDIRRIGAIKKGDEIIGNQTRIKVVKNKMAPPFKQVITEILYGEGISREGELIDMAVDAKLVEKAGAWYSYGDERIGQGKENARQYLKENVAVAERLEAELRARMAPLQGAAAAVVEDDDAGAEDEGEGEGATVAKRGRGARA is encoded by the coding sequence ATGGACGAGAACAAGAAGCGCGCGCTTTCCGCCGCACTGGGCCAGATCGAGAAGCAGTACGGCAAGGGCTCGGTGATGCGCATGGGCGACCGCGTCGCCGAAGTCATCCCGGTGATCCCCACCGGCTCGCTGCTGCTCGACGTCGCGCTCGGCATCGGTGGCCTGCCCAAGGGCCGCGTGGTCGAGGTCTACGGCCCGGAGTCGTCGGGCAAGACCACGCTCACCCTGCAGGCCATCGCCCAGTGCCAGAAGCAGGGCGGCACCGCGGCCTTCATCGACGCCGAGCACGCGCTCGATCCCACCTATGCGCAGAAGCTGGGCGTCAACGTCGACGACCTCCTGGTCTCGCAGCCGGACACCGGCGAGCAGGCGCTGGAAATCGCCGACATGCTGGTGCGCTCGAACGCGGTCGACATGGTGGTGGTCGACTCGGTCGCCGCGCTGACGCCCAAGGCCGAGATCGAGGGCGAGATGGGCGACCAGCTCCCCGGCCTGCAGGCGCGCCTGATGAGCCAGGCGCTGCGCAAGCTGACCGGCAACATCAAGCGCAGCAACTGCCTGGTGGTCTTCATCAACCAGCTGCGCCACAAGATCGGCATCATGATGCCGGGCCAGAGCCCGGAGACCACCACCGGTGGCAACGCGCTCAAGTTCTACGCCTCGGTGCGCCTGGACATCCGCCGCATCGGCGCGATCAAGAAGGGCGACGAGATCATCGGCAACCAGACCCGCATCAAGGTGGTCAAGAACAAGATGGCGCCGCCGTTCAAGCAGGTCATCACCGAGATCCTCTACGGCGAGGGCATCAGCCGCGAGGGCGAGCTGATCGACATGGCCGTGGATGCCAAGCTCGTGGAGAAGGCCGGCGCCTGGTACAGCTACGGCGACGAGCGCATCGGCCAGGGCAAGGAGAATGCCCGCCAGTACCTCAAGGAGAACGTCGCGGTGGCCGAGCGCCTGGAGGCCGAGCTGCGCGCGAGGATGGCGCCGCTCCAGGGTGCGGCCGCCGCCGTCGTGGAGGATGACGATGCCGGCGCCGAGGATGAAGGCGAAGGCGAGGGCGCGACGGTCGCCAAGCGCGGCCGGGGCGCCAGGGCCTGA
- a CDS encoding regulatory protein RecX: MGLLVRREHSRKELARKLEARGVDGDEAAATVARMAEAGWQDDARFATGLARSRALAGYGPLRIRAELSTHGLGQDLVQAAFDALSESGDDDWRTMARGLVERRHGAGVADDPALRRKAADFLFRRGFDGDTVRAATAFDFDDA, encoded by the coding sequence ATGGGCCTGCTGGTCCGGCGCGAGCATTCGCGCAAGGAGCTCGCGCGCAAGCTCGAAGCGCGCGGAGTGGACGGCGACGAGGCCGCGGCCACCGTCGCACGCATGGCGGAGGCGGGCTGGCAGGACGACGCGCGCTTCGCCACCGGACTGGCGCGCTCGCGCGCACTGGCCGGATACGGGCCGCTCAGGATCCGCGCCGAGCTGTCGACCCATGGCCTGGGCCAGGATCTGGTCCAGGCGGCCTTCGACGCCCTGTCCGAGTCCGGCGATGACGACTGGCGGACGATGGCCCGCGGCTTGGTGGAGCGCCGGCATGGTGCCGGCGTGGCCGATGACCCGGCGCTGCGGCGCAAGGCCGCCGACTTCCTGTTCCGCCGCGGTTTCGACGGCGACACCGTGCGCGCGGCCACCGCGTTCGACTTCGACGACGCCTGA